In Gemmatimonadaceae bacterium, a single genomic region encodes these proteins:
- a CDS encoding efflux RND transporter permease subunit, with product MVISDFAIKRPLITVVTMLALTVFGLFALYKLKTDEYPDVAPPYVTVGIPYPGASPDVVEKQILKPVEDQLSSIADVKQITGQAYDGYANVLIEFYFDKDLNVATQEARDAISSIRSDLPDEMKEPVIKKFNDTDRPIVSLALSSSVLSPAELTRLADPDITRQLRAIPGVADVEIFGNVDRELTVEVHPTALQAAGVSVAQVVTALQNQNLAAPVGRVIGSLDERSIRLKGRLETPHDFTQLIVAERNNRVIRLGDVATVSDGTAEARTMALYDAREAVGIDVKKAKGYSTTDVSDQIRARVAQIQKTLPEGTTMDVVKDSGVRVTAAVRNVEEALLIGAMLTVLVVFLFLNSWRSTVITGLALPVSVLASFIAVWVMGFKLETMSLLGLSLAIGILIDDAIVVRENIVRHVEMGKDHYTAAHDGTDEIGLAVAATTFSILAVFVPIGFMPGIGGQWFKPFALTIACAVAVSLFVSFSLDPMLSAYWADPHKPDHERAWISRQLNRFNRWFNRQAANYKNVVAWALDHRAAMVTIAVGTFFAAFLLPSRGVSGLGMAVIGLAAAVYAMSSKRLPGAARALIGVAGVAAFVILPRLVPPMGAVGVGFMPEDDRAELTVHIETPPGSNLEYTRLKAEETARFIRAHKDLVLHTYSTLGTQATGEVDQGDIYVKMVPREQRSVSVNEFAAMLRDETRHVAGITLSVFTDDFSGGRKQLQLQIRGDNLTAINATADTVERIVKQVPGAVDVGLSTKGEKPELNIELNRGIAGALGITVGQIAQSLRPAFAGLKAGDWIDPSGDPRDVEVRLAPDARRRASDLRQLPLVVTGPDGMPTTLPLGQVATIKDSVGPAIIDHLDRERVVNVELNTSGRASGDVTADIEARLATLRLPPGVRLSYGGDAQNQSEVFGQIFSALGIAVLLMYLILVVQFGSFLDPLAIMISLPLSLIGVMLALAFTGNTINIMSLIGVILLMGIVAKNAILLIDFAKWSREEQGTPLRDALIEAGAIRLRPILMTTFALIAGMIPVAMGRGEGAQFRSPLGVAVIGGVITSTLLTLLVIPTFYEIMDGWRSRLARKFGLRPPHTAEHAVPVGTPGKPAMGDD from the coding sequence ATGGTCATTTCCGATTTTGCGATCAAGCGCCCGTTGATCACCGTGGTCACGATGCTGGCGCTGACCGTCTTCGGGCTGTTCGCGCTCTACAAGCTGAAGACCGACGAGTACCCCGATGTGGCGCCGCCGTACGTCACGGTGGGCATTCCCTATCCCGGCGCGTCGCCCGACGTGGTGGAGAAGCAGATCCTCAAGCCGGTGGAGGATCAACTCTCGTCGATCGCCGACGTCAAGCAGATCACGGGGCAGGCGTACGACGGCTATGCGAACGTGCTGATCGAGTTCTACTTCGACAAGGACCTCAACGTCGCCACGCAGGAGGCCCGCGACGCGATCTCGTCGATCCGCTCCGATCTACCCGACGAGATGAAGGAACCGGTGATCAAGAAGTTCAACGACACCGATCGTCCCATCGTGTCGCTGGCGCTGTCGTCGAGCGTATTGTCCCCGGCCGAACTGACCCGACTCGCCGATCCGGACATCACGCGGCAACTGCGCGCGATTCCAGGTGTGGCGGACGTGGAAATCTTCGGGAACGTCGATCGGGAGCTGACCGTCGAGGTCCATCCCACGGCCCTGCAGGCCGCTGGGGTGAGCGTGGCGCAGGTTGTCACGGCGCTCCAGAACCAGAATCTCGCCGCGCCTGTTGGGCGCGTGATCGGCTCGCTGGATGAGCGGTCGATCCGCCTCAAAGGCCGTCTCGAGACCCCCCACGATTTCACCCAGCTCATCGTCGCCGAACGCAACAACCGGGTGATCCGCCTGGGCGACGTGGCCACGGTCAGCGACGGTACGGCCGAGGCGCGCACGATGGCGCTGTACGACGCGCGCGAGGCCGTGGGCATCGACGTCAAGAAGGCCAAGGGCTACAGCACCACCGACGTCAGCGATCAGATAAGGGCCCGCGTGGCCCAGATCCAGAAGACGCTTCCGGAGGGCACGACGATGGACGTCGTGAAGGACTCCGGCGTGCGCGTTACCGCGGCCGTGCGCAACGTCGAGGAGGCGCTGCTCATCGGGGCGATGCTCACCGTCCTGGTGGTGTTCCTGTTCCTGAATTCATGGCGGTCCACGGTCATCACCGGACTCGCCCTGCCGGTGTCGGTGCTGGCCTCGTTCATCGCCGTGTGGGTGATGGGGTTCAAACTCGAGACGATGTCGCTGCTCGGCCTGTCGCTGGCGATCGGCATCCTGATCGACGACGCCATCGTGGTGCGCGAGAACATCGTGCGCCACGTGGAGATGGGAAAGGATCACTACACGGCGGCCCACGACGGCACCGACGAGATCGGCCTGGCCGTGGCGGCGACGACGTTCTCGATCCTCGCCGTGTTCGTACCGATCGGGTTCATGCCGGGGATCGGCGGCCAGTGGTTCAAACCGTTCGCGCTGACCATTGCCTGCGCGGTGGCAGTGTCGCTGTTCGTCTCGTTCTCTCTCGATCCGATGCTGTCGGCCTACTGGGCCGACCCGCATAAGCCCGACCATGAACGGGCGTGGATCTCGCGGCAACTGAACCGCTTCAACCGCTGGTTCAACCGCCAGGCCGCGAACTACAAGAACGTGGTGGCGTGGGCGCTGGACCACCGAGCGGCCATGGTGACGATAGCCGTCGGGACGTTCTTCGCGGCGTTCCTGCTGCCCAGCCGCGGGGTGAGCGGACTGGGCATGGCCGTGATCGGGCTGGCCGCGGCCGTGTACGCCATGAGCAGCAAGCGGCTACCCGGGGCGGCGCGGGCCCTGATCGGCGTGGCCGGCGTCGCGGCCTTCGTGATTCTGCCGCGGTTGGTGCCGCCGATGGGCGCCGTCGGTGTGGGCTTCATGCCCGAGGACGACCGTGCCGAGTTGACCGTGCACATCGAGACGCCACCGGGATCGAATCTCGAGTACACGCGGCTCAAGGCTGAAGAGACGGCCCGGTTCATCCGCGCGCACAAGGACCTGGTGCTGCACACGTACTCGACGCTCGGTACGCAGGCTACGGGCGAGGTGGACCAGGGCGACATCTACGTGAAGATGGTGCCGCGCGAGCAACGGTCGGTGAGCGTCAACGAATTCGCGGCGATGTTGCGCGACGAAACCAGACACGTGGCGGGCATCACGTTGTCGGTGTTCACCGACGACTTCAGCGGCGGTCGCAAACAATTACAGTTGCAGATCCGCGGCGACAACCTGACGGCGATCAATGCCACGGCCGACACCGTGGAGCGCATCGTGAAGCAGGTGCCGGGCGCGGTGGACGTCGGGCTGTCCACCAAGGGGGAGAAGCCGGAGCTGAACATCGAACTCAACCGCGGCATCGCCGGCGCGCTGGGGATCACCGTGGGCCAGATCGCGCAATCGCTGCGGCCCGCGTTCGCCGGGCTCAAGGCGGGCGACTGGATCGATCCGAGCGGGGACCCACGCGACGTCGAGGTGCGGCTGGCGCCGGACGCCCGGCGCCGGGCGTCCGACCTCCGCCAACTCCCGTTGGTGGTGACCGGTCCCGACGGCATGCCGACCACACTGCCGCTCGGGCAGGTGGCAACGATCAAGGACAGTGTGGGGCCGGCGATCATCGACCATCTCGATCGCGAACGCGTGGTGAACGTCGAACTCAACACGTCGGGGCGCGCCTCCGGCGACGTCACCGCGGATATCGAGGCGCGGCTGGCCACGCTGCGGTTGCCGCCCGGGGTGCGGCTGTCGTACGGCGGCGACGCGCAGAACCAGAGCGAGGTCTTCGGCCAGATCTTCTCGGCGCTCGGCATCGCCGTATTGCTGATGTACCTCATCCTCGTCGTGCAGTTCGGGTCGTTCCTCGATCCGTTGGCGATCATGATCTCGCTGCCGTTGTCGTTGATCGGCGTGATGTTGGCGCTGGCGTTCACCGGCAACACCATCAACATCATGTCGTTGATCGGCGTGATCCTGCTCATGGGCATCGTGGCCAAGAACGCCATCCTCCTCATCGACTTTGCGAAATGGTCGCGTGAGGAGCAGGGGACGCCGTTGCGCGACGCGCTCATTGAAGCGGGGGCGATCCGCCTGCGGCCCATCCTGATGACGACGTTCGCCCTGATCGCCGGCATGATTCCGGTGGCGATGGGGCGAGGCGAAGGCGCGCAATTCCGATCACCGCTGGGCGTCGCCGTGATCGGCGGGGTGATCACGTCCACGCTGCTCACCCTGCTCGTGATTCCGACGTTCTATGAGATCATGGACGGGTGGCGCTCCAGGTTGGCCCGGAAGTTCGGGCTCAGGCCGCCCCACACGGCGGAGCACGCCGTACCGGTGGGCACGCCGGGGAAACCCGCGATGGGCGACGATTAG
- a CDS encoding DedA family protein, which yields MSDSSTHLQRLWAYITLGTTSIITEETSPMIGGLAVHNHHLRFSLVVLWVAAGVWGADIVLYYLGRWRGRWLRQRWPVLRGVILRALRVVRRHPWRSSLAVRFAYGLRFTLPIACGAARLPVALYLIGSAISAFLWALAFTSMGWMVGRTTRALGWHPRVHELPFMVGLVVVGIAVYFIARRRHLEDRTVEMLDAE from the coding sequence TTGAGCGATTCGTCCACGCATCTGCAACGGCTGTGGGCCTACATCACGCTCGGAACCACGAGCATCATCACCGAAGAGACCTCGCCGATGATCGGCGGGCTGGCGGTGCACAACCATCACCTACGGTTTTCGCTCGTCGTGCTCTGGGTGGCCGCCGGCGTATGGGGCGCCGACATCGTGCTGTACTACCTGGGCCGGTGGCGCGGCCGCTGGTTACGGCAACGGTGGCCGGTGTTGCGCGGCGTGATTCTCCGCGCGCTGCGCGTGGTGCGACGGCATCCGTGGCGGTCGTCCCTGGCCGTGCGGTTCGCGTACGGACTTCGCTTCACCTTGCCGATCGCGTGCGGGGCGGCGCGGCTGCCCGTGGCCCTCTATCTGATCGGCAGCGCGATCAGTGCGTTCCTCTGGGCGCTGGCGTTCACCTCCATGGGATGGATGGTGGGGCGTACGACCCGCGCCCTCGGCTGGCATCCCCGGGTGCACGAACTGCCCTTCATGGTCGGGCTGGTGGTGGTCGGGATCGCGGTGTACTTCATCGCCCGTCGTCGGCACCTGGAAGATCGGACCGTTGAAATGCTCGACGCTGAATAG
- a CDS encoding GGDEF domain-containing protein, protein MNQDPEVRARFFAETLRWQSRIRLGVALVVGVAAFLLLQTGTTGRSVDPLVGALLAYGVIVGAVVVVAGRRGSVGSWAVTATVVADIGYLFAVTLLVSAPAYYQRILILSFVTLHLADLYFGRGQAVVALVTVVLGYLVLVSVAIAGHAPLAWSEELWSVAAFTVVAAAFLLQYGDWNRRLGAIVRLLERVEEGEFAAPYDIEADLHPDAVTMVGAAYNRVREQISSMVLTDVLTGCLNRRGFEQELAREIARATRAGSEFSLLGLDLDYFKTVNDTCGHLAGDAVLREVGALLKHSRRAGDVVARTGGEEFSMILPDTSAVGAHQVASRLCEAVRAHEFLATQKPLRLSVSIGVVSSGTDLHDEVVEEVKRRADDALYHAKRSGRNCVCAWTPALASRPLGRSTESLRVIGS, encoded by the coding sequence GTGAACCAAGATCCGGAAGTCCGTGCCCGCTTCTTTGCCGAGACCCTGCGATGGCAGAGCCGCATCCGGCTGGGTGTCGCGCTGGTGGTGGGCGTGGCGGCGTTCCTGCTGTTGCAGACCGGGACCACGGGGCGTTCGGTGGACCCCCTCGTCGGCGCGCTCCTCGCGTACGGGGTGATCGTCGGCGCGGTCGTGGTCGTGGCGGGGAGGCGCGGGAGCGTGGGCAGCTGGGCGGTGACGGCGACCGTCGTCGCCGACATCGGCTATCTGTTCGCGGTGACGCTGCTCGTGTCGGCTCCAGCATATTATCAAAGAATATTGATACTCTCGTTCGTCACGCTGCACCTCGCCGATCTCTACTTCGGCCGGGGGCAGGCGGTGGTGGCCCTGGTCACCGTGGTGCTGGGCTACCTGGTGCTGGTGTCGGTGGCGATTGCCGGTCACGCCCCGCTCGCGTGGTCCGAGGAGCTGTGGTCGGTGGCGGCATTCACGGTCGTGGCGGCCGCCTTCCTCCTCCAGTATGGCGACTGGAATCGGCGGCTCGGCGCGATCGTGCGACTGCTCGAGCGGGTCGAGGAGGGCGAGTTTGCGGCTCCGTACGACATCGAAGCCGACCTGCATCCCGATGCGGTCACGATGGTCGGCGCGGCCTACAACCGGGTGCGCGAACAGATATCGAGCATGGTGCTCACCGACGTGCTCACCGGCTGTCTGAACCGCCGCGGATTCGAGCAGGAACTGGCCCGCGAGATCGCGCGCGCGACCCGTGCCGGCAGTGAGTTCTCGCTCCTTGGCCTCGACCTCGACTACTTCAAGACGGTGAACGATACGTGCGGACACCTGGCCGGCGATGCCGTGCTGCGCGAGGTCGGGGCCCTGCTCAAGCACTCGCGACGAGCCGGCGACGTGGTGGCCCGGACGGGGGGCGAGGAATTCTCGATGATTCTTCCCGACACATCGGCGGTCGGGGCGCACCAGGTGGCGTCGCGGCTCTGCGAGGCCGTGCGCGCGCACGAGTTCCTGGCCACGCAAAAGCCCCTCCGGCTCTCCGTGAGCATTGGCGTGGTCTCCTCAGGCACCGACCTCCACGACGAGGTCGTGGAGGAGGTCAAACGGCGTGCCGACGACGCGCTGTACCACGCCAAACGGAGCGGTCGTAACTGCGTGTGCGCCTGGACGCCGGCGCTGGCCAGCCGCCCATTGGGACGCAGCACCGAATCCTTGCGCGTGATCGGTTCGTAG
- a CDS encoding ABC transporter permease: MASPSLTSTRVGFAALRANPLRTFLSTLGVIMGVAALVSVLSLGDGMEHFARTQIDRTSDLQFIQVNPVTTREVDGQSFPRPDVRLFTVDDVAGLQSRLAVPAQVTVVVRAGALVSRPPGRPRGVVVFGATPALAAMRGLHARAGRFFDEAETRAGAPVVVLSNALAAALAAPAAGVSLVDSTVLVQGQPRRVVGVLAPGQDSTALQAFVPITGAVAAMLPSTTVRAPMLLIHVDSVNQVDSARAVVERWLAAGDPAWKDRVRVVTNEYRLGQVQQGLLLFKLLMGALTGISLLVGGIGIMNVLLASVAERTREIGIRRAAGARRREIMTQFLAESVAITSTGAVVGAVFGVAAAYTVTAVMRARTRATVYAGLSWSTLAVAALAALVVGIGFGLYPALKAARLSPIDAIRHE; this comes from the coding sequence ATGGCTTCTCCCTCCCTGACATCCACGCGCGTGGGTTTCGCCGCCCTGCGCGCGAATCCGCTCCGAACGTTCCTGTCGACGCTCGGTGTGATCATGGGCGTGGCGGCGCTGGTCTCCGTGTTGTCGCTGGGCGACGGTATGGAACACTTCGCGCGTACACAGATCGACCGAACCTCCGACCTGCAATTCATCCAGGTGAATCCGGTGACCACGCGTGAGGTGGATGGGCAGTCGTTTCCCCGCCCCGACGTGCGCCTGTTCACCGTGGACGACGTCGCCGGTCTCCAGTCGCGGTTAGCAGTGCCGGCGCAGGTGACGGTGGTCGTGCGGGCAGGGGCGCTCGTGTCGCGCCCACCCGGTCGTCCGCGGGGAGTCGTCGTGTTCGGCGCGACGCCGGCCCTGGCCGCGATGCGCGGGCTCCATGCGCGGGCCGGCCGGTTCTTCGACGAGGCCGAGACGCGCGCCGGCGCACCGGTCGTGGTGCTGTCGAACGCACTGGCCGCAGCGCTCGCTGCACCGGCGGCGGGGGTGTCGCTCGTCGATTCCACGGTGCTCGTGCAGGGCCAACCGCGGCGGGTGGTGGGAGTGCTGGCACCGGGCCAGGACTCCACCGCGCTGCAGGCATTCGTGCCCATCACGGGAGCGGTCGCGGCGATGCTTCCATCGACGACGGTGCGGGCGCCGATGTTGCTCATCCACGTGGATAGTGTAAACCAGGTGGACTCGGCGCGGGCGGTGGTGGAACGGTGGCTGGCTGCCGGCGACCCGGCGTGGAAGGACCGGGTGCGCGTGGTCACCAACGAATACCGGCTGGGCCAGGTGCAGCAGGGTCTGCTGCTGTTCAAGCTGCTGATGGGTGCGCTCACCGGGATCTCCCTGCTCGTGGGCGGCATCGGCATCATGAACGTGCTGCTGGCGAGCGTGGCCGAGCGGACGCGGGAGATCGGCATCCGGCGCGCGGCCGGCGCGCGCCGGCGGGAGATCATGACCCAGTTCCTCGCCGAGTCGGTGGCCATCACCAGCACCGGTGCCGTGGTCGGTGCGGTGTTCGGGGTGGCGGCGGCGTACACGGTTACGGCCGTCATGCGCGCGCGCACACGGGCGACCGTGTACGCGGGGCTCTCGTGGAGCACGCTGGCCGTGGCCGCGCTCGCCGCGCTCGTCGTAGGCATCGGATTCGGACTGTATCCGGCCCTCAAGGCGGCCCGGCTGTCACCCATCGACGCCATTCGGCACGAATAG